A window from Caldisericia bacterium encodes these proteins:
- the fabZ gene encoding 3-hydroxyacyl-ACP dehydratase FabZ, with protein sequence MKLDEIKKYLPHREPFLFVDEIIELEKGKKILGQYKVKEDSFWINAHFENFPIMPGVLILEALAQVSLLIFKDLIEGKIPIFVKIENFTFKKPVFPGDILFLESFVVSEKMGFVKFDVKCTKDKEIVCEGKIIATLKRKEEIKK encoded by the coding sequence TTGAAATTAGATGAAATTAAAAAATATTTACCTCATAGAGAGCCATTTCTTTTTGTTGATGAAATAATTGAGTTAGAAAAAGGCAAGAAAATTTTAGGACAATACAAAGTTAAAGAGGATTCTTTCTGGATTAATGCACATTTTGAGAATTTTCCAATTATGCCAGGAGTTCTAATTTTAGAAGCACTTGCTCAAGTATCACTTTTAATTTTTAAAGATTTAATAGAAGGAAAAATTCCAATATTTGTAAAAATTGAAAATTTTACTTTTAAAAAACCAGTTTTTCCAGGTGATATTCTTTTTCTTGAATCTTTTGTTGTTTCTGAAAAGATGGGGTTTGTTAAATTTGATGTTAAATGTACAAAGGATAAAGAAATAGTTTGTGAGGGTAAAATAATTGCAACTTTAAAAAGAAAGGAGGAGATTAAGAAATGA
- a CDS encoding RNA polymerase sigma factor, whose protein sequence is MIDKELVRRVKKGEISAFAELVEKYESEIFTYCLFILKDREDAKDLTQETFLKAFININTLKKDDDFKFWLLRIARNSCFKKLRKRKIEKNLNFYEEEKEIKIDEEIIKDEKKEKLLIAINKLDKKDREILTLRDIEGYSYEEISKILKISLNLTKVRIHRARKNLKKILGESYE, encoded by the coding sequence GTGATAGATAAAGAACTTGTTAGAAGAGTTAAAAAAGGTGAAATTAGTGCTTTTGCAGAATTGGTAGAGAAATATGAAAGTGAAATTTTTACTTATTGTTTATTTATTTTAAAAGATAGGGAGGATGCAAAAGATTTGACTCAAGAGACATTTTTGAAGGCTTTTATAAATATTAATACTCTTAAAAAGGATGATGATTTTAAATTTTGGCTCTTAAGAATAGCAAGAAATTCATGCTTCAAAAAATTGAGGAAAAGAAAAATTGAAAAAAATTTAAACTTTTATGAAGAAGAGAAAGAAATAAAAATTGATGAAGAAATTATAAAGGATGAAAAAAAGGAAAAACTTTTAATTGCAATAAATAAACTTGATAAAAAGGATAGAGAAATTTTAACTTTGAGAGATATTGAAGGGTATTCATATGAAGAGATTTCAAAAATTTTAAAAATATCATTAAACCTTACAAAAGTTAGAATTCATAGAGCAAGGAAAAATCTTAAAAAGATATTAGGAGAGAGTTATGAATGA